CGTCGCGGCGTTGCGTGCGCTGCGGCCGCGCCCCGCCCTGCCGCGTGACTGCGCGCCGTCGAGCCTGGCCGACGCGTACGCCATCCAGGACCGCTTCGTGGCCCGGCTCGCCCGGCCGGTCGGCTACAAGATCGGTTACTCGAACGAGGTCGTGCAGCGCGCGTTCGGCATCTCGGAGCCCGTGTTCGGCCGGCTGCTCGAGGGCCGGGTGCACCCGAGCCCCGCCCGGCTGCCGTCGGCGGGCTTCGCCACGCGCGTGGTCGAGACCGAGTTCGGCGTGCGCATGGCGCGCGCGCTCCCGCCGCGCGCCGAGCCCTACTCACTCGATGAAGTGACCCGCTCGGTGGCCGCCGTGATGCCTTCGTTCGAGATCGTCGACTCACGCTTCGAGGAGTGGCGAAAGCTCACGCCGCTCGAGGCCGTCGCCGACAACGTGCTTCACAGTCAGTGGGTGACGGGGCTCGAGCGGACCGAGCTCGCGGGCCTGGACCTGGCCGAGATCGCGGTCGTGACGCGCGTGAACGGGCGCGAGGCGACCCGCGGCTCCGGCGCGGCCGTGCTGGGCTCGCCCTACCGCGCGCTCCATTGGCTGGCCAACGCGCTCGCGCAGCAAGGGCGCGGGCTCGGCGCAGGCGAGTGGGTAACCACCGGCTCCTGCACGGCGGTGCTCGAGCTCTCGCCCG
The window above is part of the Myxococcota bacterium genome. Proteins encoded here:
- a CDS encoding fumarylacetoacetate hydrolase family protein, whose product is MALSELQVDSAATLLVAALRALRPRPALPRDCAPSSLADAYAIQDRFVARLARPVGYKIGYSNEVVQRAFGISEPVFGRLLEGRVHPSPARLPSAGFATRVVETEFGVRMARALPPRAEPYSLDEVTRSVAAVMPSFEIVDSRFEEWRKLTPLEAVADNVLHSQWVTGLERTELAGLDLAEIAVVTRVNGREATRGSGAAVLGSPYRALHWLANALAQQGRGLGAGEWVTTGSCTAVLELSPGDVAEADFGPLGSVRVEFPV